A single Klebsiella variicola DNA region contains:
- a CDS encoding alpha/beta hydrolase-fold protein gives MKRHAMYFALALAGAAFTLQAAPLPAMPDPTLPVSHFITQVNADKSITYRLFAPDARRVSVVTGATPDSFVSHDMTKEAQGVWTWKSEPMKPNLYEYYFDVDGFRSVDTGSRYQKPQRQVNTSLILVPGSILDDRAVAHGDLRTLTYHSKALNAERRLYVWTPPGYSGTGDPLPVLYFYHGFGDSGLSAIDQGRIPQIMDNLLAEGKIKPMLVVVPDTETDTPEAIAENFPPQERRKNFYPLNAQAADNELMQDIIPLIDTRFNVRKDADGRALAGLSQGGYQALVSGMNHLDSFGWLATFSGVTTTTVPNAGVEAQLKQPDAINKQLRNFTVVVGEKDSVTGNDIAGLKRELEKQKINFDYHSYLGLNHEMDVWRPAYAEFVQKLFK, from the coding sequence ATGAAACGACATGCAATGTATTTCGCACTGGCGCTGGCGGGCGCGGCATTTACCCTCCAGGCGGCGCCATTACCCGCGATGCCGGATCCCACCCTGCCGGTGAGCCACTTTATTACCCAGGTTAACGCGGATAAGAGTATCACTTATCGCCTGTTTGCTCCTGATGCCCGGCGGGTGTCGGTAGTGACCGGCGCCACGCCGGACTCCTTTGTCTCACACGACATGACCAAAGAGGCTCAGGGGGTGTGGACATGGAAAAGTGAGCCGATGAAACCCAATCTCTATGAATACTATTTCGATGTGGATGGCTTCCGCTCGGTGGATACCGGCAGCCGCTATCAGAAGCCGCAGCGCCAGGTGAATACCAGTTTGATTCTGGTACCTGGTAGTATTCTCGACGATCGGGCGGTCGCGCATGGCGATCTGCGCACCCTCACCTATCACTCGAAGGCACTGAACGCCGAACGTCGTCTCTATGTCTGGACGCCGCCGGGCTATAGCGGAACCGGCGATCCGCTGCCGGTGCTCTATTTCTATCATGGCTTTGGCGACAGCGGTCTGTCGGCCATCGATCAGGGGCGTATCCCGCAGATCATGGATAACCTGCTGGCGGAGGGCAAAATCAAGCCGATGCTGGTGGTGGTCCCGGATACCGAAACCGATACCCCGGAAGCGATAGCGGAAAACTTTCCGCCGCAGGAGCGGCGCAAAAACTTCTATCCGCTCAATGCGCAGGCGGCGGATAACGAGTTGATGCAGGATATCATTCCGCTGATCGATACCCGGTTTAACGTGCGTAAAGATGCCGACGGCCGGGCGCTGGCTGGCCTGTCACAGGGCGGTTATCAGGCGCTGGTTTCCGGAATGAACCATCTGGATAGCTTTGGCTGGCTCGCCACCTTTAGCGGCGTCACGACCACGACAGTGCCGAATGCCGGCGTGGAAGCGCAGCTGAAGCAGCCTGACGCGATCAATAAGCAGCTGCGCAACTTTACCGTGGTCGTCGGGGAAAAAGATTCCGTCACCGGCAACGATATCGCGGGTCTGAAACGCGAGCTGGAAAAACAGAAGATCAACTTCGACTATCACTCGTATCTTGGCCTGAACCATGAAATGGACGTCTGGCGCCCGGCCTACGCCGAGTTTGTGCAGAAACTGTTTAAATAA
- a CDS encoding glucosamine-6-phosphate deaminase, producing the protein MKMIVTEDYEEMSLVASHHVLGYITAPRRVNLAVTAGSTPKRMYEHLTAAVKGKAFYDRVHYYNFDEIPFRGQSREGVTISNLRQLFFTPAQIKEENIHKLTLDNAAQHDRQLEEAGGLDLMVLGLGADGHFCGNLPNTTRFHDQTVEVPIHGEMIGIVANGEMGGDFSVVPDSYVTMGPRSVMAAKNLLLIVSGAAKAQALKQVVEGPVSEQVPASVLKLHPSLVIIADKAAVTELQP; encoded by the coding sequence ATGAAAATGATTGTGACCGAAGATTATGAAGAGATGAGCCTGGTCGCCAGCCATCATGTTCTGGGCTATATCACGGCGCCGCGGCGGGTGAATCTCGCCGTGACGGCCGGCAGCACGCCAAAGCGGATGTATGAGCATCTAACCGCCGCCGTGAAAGGCAAAGCATTCTATGATCGGGTGCACTATTACAACTTCGATGAGATCCCCTTTCGCGGCCAGTCGCGAGAAGGCGTCACGATATCTAATCTGCGCCAGCTGTTTTTTACCCCGGCGCAGATCAAAGAAGAGAACATTCACAAGCTGACGCTGGACAACGCCGCTCAGCACGATCGCCAGCTGGAAGAGGCTGGCGGCCTTGATCTGATGGTGCTGGGGCTGGGGGCTGACGGCCATTTTTGCGGCAACCTGCCGAATACCACCCGCTTTCATGATCAGACGGTCGAAGTGCCGATTCATGGGGAAATGATTGGTATTGTCGCTAACGGCGAGATGGGCGGGGATTTTTCCGTCGTGCCCGATAGCTATGTCACCATGGGGCCGAGAAGCGTGATGGCGGCAAAAAATCTGCTGTTGATCGTGAGCGGCGCGGCGAAGGCGCAAGCCCTTAAGCAGGTGGTTGAAGGCCCGGTCAGCGAGCAGGTGCCGGCGTCGGTGCTCAAATTACACCCTTCACTGGTGATTATTGCCGATAAAGCGGCAGTCACTGAATTGCAGCCATAA